A genome region from Triticum aestivum cultivar Chinese Spring chromosome 2B, IWGSC CS RefSeq v2.1, whole genome shotgun sequence includes the following:
- the LOC100037571 gene encoding uncharacterized protein, producing MAAPFLLLLLVVSGGAAAGGDGEAGLTRLELRGIDDTGRRHGPFALEEPEFMPVISTHDDEAVEAPRLEFRGIDDSGRGHASDAPEEPVFMAHLDDEAGEAPRLEFRGIDGSGHGHASDAPEERAFTDVISTGGACGRFARLVAETGNAGQLFWERAAGAGGLTVFCPEDKALAEFEPKFRSLGADDRLAVLLYHGAAVCYRREQFRAFDWVSVSSLATDAATNKSHAITIRGDGDTVRLWPSCASGAGVRVTKTVSEEAPLAVYVIDAVLLPSHLRQKLDVGEERAAACKPSGGYLDWLHSCIPAWAMIAMALVSILGFHAGVFLHDVLNKNKEANLSGY from the coding sequence ATGGCCGCACCTTTTCTGCTCCTTCTGCTCGTCGTTTCTGGAGGCGCtgcagcgggcggcgacggcgaggcagggctGACCCGGCTCGAGCTCCGAGGCATCGACGACACGGGCCGTAGGCACGGGCCCTTCGCGCTGGAGGAGCCGGAGTTCATGCCCGTTATCTCCACGCACGACGACGAGGCGGTCGAAGCTCCCCGGCTTGAGTTCCGAGGCATCGACGACTCGGGCCGTGGGCACGCGTCCGACGCGCCGGAGGAGCCGGTGTTCATGGCCCATCTCGACGACGAGGCGGGCGAAGCGCCCCGGCTCGAGTTCCGGGGTATCGACGGCTCGGGCCATGGGCACGCGTCCGACGCGCCGGAGGAGCGGGCGTTCACGGACGTCATCTCCACGGGCGGCGCCTGCGGCCGCTTCGCCCGCCTCGTCGCCGAGACGGGGAACGCGGGCCAGCTCTTCTGGGAGCGCGCCGCGGGCGCCGGCGGTCTCACGGTGTTCTGCCCCGaagacaaggcccttgccgagttCGAGCCCAAGTTCAGAAGCCTCGGCGCCGACGACCGGCTCGCCGTCCTGCTGTACCACGGCGCGGCGGTGTGCTACCGGAGGGAGCAGTTCCGGGCGTTCGACTGGGTGTCAGTGAGCTCGCTGGCCACCGACGCGGCCACAAACAAGAGCCACGCCATCACCATCCGCGGCGACGGGGACACGGTGCGGCTGTGGCCGTCGTGCGCGAGCGGCGCTGGGGTCAGGGTGACCAAGACGGTGTCCGAAGAGGCCCCCCTCGCCGTGTACGTCATCGACGCCGTGCTGCTGCCGAGCCACCTGCGACAGAAGCTGGATGTCGGCGAAGAGCGGGCTGCTGCGTGCAAGCCGTCCGGCGGCTATCTCGACTGGCTGCACTCCTGCATCCCGGCATGGGCAATGATAGCCATGGCCTTGGTGAGCATCCTGGGCTTCCATGCCGGGGTTTTTCTTCACGATGTACTGAACAAGAACAAGGAGGCCAATTTATCAGGTTATTAA